A part of Nitrospira sp. genomic DNA contains:
- a CDS encoding dihydrolipoyl dehydrogenase translates to IHFEKPRVDLEAFRGRVQTIIGKLTKGVRTLAGSRKVDVIQARARFKDATTLQLSGSNAPGELSFAHAILATGSQPTIPKSLKLNDPRVMDSTSALQLEEIPPRLLVVGGGYIGLELGTVYQALGSKVTVVEALPRLLNSVDADLVRPLNQRMQRRFKAIKLNTTVEQLEPREDGLVATFTDSQGTSTETFDRVLVAVGRKPNTGQLGLEHTKIALTPNGFIQVDRQMRTAEPTIFAIGDVVGEPMLAHKASHEGLVAARVIAGKQTAFDAAAIPAVVFTDPEIAWCGLTEESAKASGQAVKVTRFPWAASGRATTLGRNEGLTKLVLDPESSRVLGMGLCGIGAGELIAEGVLAIEMGAVAEDLAASIHPHPTLSETVMEAAESFHGSPTHLFIPKRS, encoded by the coding sequence GCATTCATTTCGAGAAACCTCGCGTGGACCTGGAGGCGTTTCGTGGCCGGGTGCAGACGATCATCGGCAAACTCACAAAGGGTGTGCGGACACTGGCCGGCAGCCGGAAGGTCGACGTCATCCAGGCACGGGCTAGGTTCAAGGATGCGACGACCCTTCAGCTCTCCGGCTCCAACGCACCAGGTGAACTCTCGTTCGCTCATGCCATCCTCGCAACCGGCTCGCAACCGACTATCCCGAAATCGCTGAAGCTCAACGATCCACGCGTCATGGATTCCACGAGTGCACTTCAGTTGGAGGAGATTCCCCCGCGCCTGCTCGTCGTCGGCGGAGGCTATATCGGCCTCGAGTTAGGCACGGTCTATCAGGCCCTCGGCTCTAAAGTCACCGTGGTCGAGGCATTGCCGCGCCTATTGAACAGCGTCGATGCCGATCTTGTGCGACCGCTCAATCAGCGGATGCAGCGCCGCTTCAAAGCCATCAAACTGAACACCACCGTGGAACAACTTGAGCCACGGGAAGACGGTCTGGTTGCGACCTTCACAGACTCTCAAGGAACCAGCACCGAGACCTTCGATCGCGTGCTTGTTGCCGTGGGCCGTAAACCGAACACCGGCCAACTTGGGCTGGAACACACTAAGATCGCGCTCACACCAAACGGCTTCATCCAAGTTGATCGGCAGATGCGCACGGCCGAACCGACGATCTTTGCCATCGGGGATGTCGTAGGCGAACCGATGCTCGCACACAAAGCCTCACATGAAGGGTTGGTCGCTGCTCGCGTCATCGCTGGAAAACAAACCGCCTTCGATGCCGCGGCAATCCCAGCCGTCGTCTTCACTGATCCTGAAATCGCCTGGTGCGGATTGACCGAAGAATCGGCCAAGGCCTCGGGACAAGCGGTCAAAGTTACACGATTCCCTTGGGCTGCCTCAGGACGCGCGACGACATTAGGCCGCAATGAAGGCCTCACCAAGCTTGTGCTCGATCCAGAATCCAGTCGCGTCCTCGGGATGGGACTGTGCGGCATCGGCGCAGGTGAGTTGATCGCCGAAGGTGTCCTCGCTATAGAGATGGGCGCGGTCGCCGAGGACCTCGCGGCCTCCATCCATCCACATCCGACGTTGAGCGAAACAGTCATGGAAGCAGCTGAGTCGTTTCACGGTTCGCCCACGCACCTCTTCATCCCCAAGCGGTCATAA
- a CDS encoding lipoate--protein ligase family protein, whose translation MSTLRLLDLTLPLPVENIALDEVLLEELDERGGNPVLRFWESDRLFVVLGRASRAADDVDLATCLEDGLPLLRRASGGGTVLQGPGCLSYALVLPLDWHPDLANIRTTNRLILERMAAALRRWEPTTAFLGISDLAIGDRKISGNAQRRTGKSLLFHGTILHGMGADLIARYLKHPSRQPEYRSDRPHQAFLGTINAPPQAIKQAIAATWNAEPMDAGLPVISMSQSIATILSRSPEEP comes from the coding sequence GTGTCGACGCTCCGCTTGCTCGATCTGACCCTTCCCCTTCCAGTCGAAAATATTGCGCTCGATGAAGTCTTACTGGAGGAACTGGATGAGCGGGGTGGAAACCCCGTGCTTCGCTTTTGGGAAAGCGACCGTCTCTTCGTCGTGTTAGGCCGCGCTTCTCGCGCGGCCGATGATGTCGACCTGGCGACCTGCCTCGAAGACGGCCTGCCTCTCCTTCGACGCGCGAGCGGCGGAGGAACCGTCTTGCAGGGACCAGGTTGCCTCTCGTATGCCTTGGTGTTGCCGCTGGATTGGCATCCAGACCTTGCGAATATTCGCACCACCAATCGACTGATTCTGGAGCGGATGGCGGCGGCACTTCGTCGGTGGGAGCCGACCACAGCCTTCCTGGGTATCAGTGACCTCGCAATCGGCGACAGGAAAATTTCCGGCAATGCGCAGCGACGAACCGGAAAATCGCTGCTCTTTCACGGAACGATTCTGCACGGCATGGGTGCCGATCTCATCGCACGCTACCTCAAGCACCCATCGCGACAACCGGAGTACCGATCAGACCGACCTCACCAAGCGTTTCTTGGGACGATCAACGCTCCACCGCAGGCGATCAAACAAGCCATTGCTGCTACGTGGAACGCGGAACCCATGGACGCCGGCTTACCTGTAATCTCCATGTCTCAGTCCATCGCGACTATTCTTTCACGAAGCCCTGAGGAACCGTAA
- a CDS encoding exo-alpha-sialidase, which produces MSTIRLLVGTRKGAFILTSDGKRKRWKVDGPHFGGWELYHLKGSPVDPDRIYASQTSSWFGQVIQRSDDGGKTWNPPGTKPEDLMGPDGMPKGESNMFAYDSSSDTGRPLTTHQHYDGSQRPWEFKRVWHLEPSLTDPDTVYAGVEDAAIFKSTDGGKTWQELAGLRSVKGQLWQPGAGGMCLHTILLNTGQPDRMFVAISAAGTFRSDDAGQTWRPTNKGLLSKYELPDPDADVGHCVHSIAMHPSRPNVLFMQKHWDVLRSDNGGESWNEISGNLPSDFGFPIAVHAHEPNTVYVVPIKSDSEHYPPDGKLRVYRSRTGGHEWEPLTIGLPQEHCYVNILRDAMAVDQLDPCGIYFGTTGGQVYGSADGEDSWELIVRDLPSVLSVEVQTL; this is translated from the coding sequence ATGAGCACCATACGGCTATTGGTCGGAACAAGAAAGGGTGCGTTCATCCTGACATCGGACGGCAAGCGGAAACGATGGAAGGTTGATGGTCCTCACTTCGGTGGATGGGAGCTCTACCACCTCAAAGGCTCGCCTGTCGATCCAGATCGGATTTACGCCTCGCAAACAAGTAGTTGGTTCGGCCAGGTCATCCAGCGATCGGATGACGGCGGCAAGACCTGGAATCCTCCTGGGACAAAACCGGAAGACCTCATGGGACCGGACGGCATGCCGAAGGGTGAAAGCAATATGTTTGCGTACGACAGCTCCTCTGATACGGGCCGGCCACTCACGACACACCAGCATTACGATGGCTCGCAGCGTCCGTGGGAATTCAAGCGGGTGTGGCACCTTGAACCGTCACTGACCGATCCGGATACGGTCTATGCCGGTGTGGAAGACGCGGCGATCTTCAAATCCACCGACGGCGGAAAGACCTGGCAGGAGTTGGCCGGACTGCGGAGCGTAAAAGGACAACTGTGGCAACCAGGCGCAGGCGGGATGTGCCTGCATACCATCTTGTTGAACACCGGACAGCCGGACCGCATGTTCGTCGCCATCTCGGCTGCCGGTACGTTCCGCAGCGATGATGCCGGGCAGACCTGGCGGCCCACCAACAAGGGACTCCTGTCGAAGTACGAGTTGCCCGATCCGGATGCGGACGTCGGTCACTGCGTGCATTCTATCGCGATGCACCCATCACGCCCGAATGTGCTGTTCATGCAGAAACATTGGGATGTCCTGCGGAGCGACAATGGTGGAGAATCGTGGAATGAAATCAGCGGCAACCTGCCGAGTGATTTCGGATTTCCCATCGCCGTGCATGCGCATGAACCGAACACGGTCTATGTCGTTCCGATCAAGAGTGACTCCGAACACTATCCGCCTGACGGCAAGTTGCGTGTGTATCGAAGCCGCACGGGAGGCCATGAGTGGGAACCGCTGACCATAGGCCTTCCGCAAGAGCATTGTTACGTCAACATTCTGCGTGATGCCATGGCCGTCGATCAGCTCGACCCCTGCGGCATCTATTTCGGGACAACCGGTGGACAGGTCTATGGCTCGGCCGATGGTGAAGACAGTTGGGAACTGATTGTGCGAGATCTGCCGTCTGTGTTGTCGGTGGAAGTACAAACATTATGA
- a CDS encoding MoaD/ThiS family protein, with amino-acid sequence MIHVILPQHLRTLARVNGEVMLDLVSPATIDSVLNSLEARHPMLRGTIRDHVTKQRRPFIRFFACEQDLSHISADTPLPDTVVNGTEPLLIVGAMAGG; translated from the coding sequence ATGATACACGTGATTCTTCCTCAACATTTGCGAACCTTGGCGCGGGTGAATGGCGAGGTCATGCTGGACCTCGTCAGTCCGGCGACTATCGACTCCGTCCTCAATTCATTGGAGGCTCGGCATCCCATGCTCCGAGGAACGATCCGCGATCATGTCACCAAGCAGCGTCGGCCGTTCATCCGGTTCTTTGCCTGCGAACAGGATTTGTCGCACATCTCAGCGGATACTCCCCTACCAGACACGGTCGTGAACGGAACCGAACCATTGTTGATCGTGGGAGCCATGGCTGGAGGTTGA